In Luxibacter massiliensis, a single genomic region encodes these proteins:
- a CDS encoding Maff2 family mobile element protein, which yields MAFFSSAITTLKTLVVAIGAGLGVWGVVNLLEGYGNDNPGAKSQGIKQLMAK from the coding sequence ATGGCATTTTTTAGCAGTGCAATTACAACTTTAAAAACTCTTGTAGTCGCAATCGGCGCAGGTCTTGGCGTGTGGGGTGTCGTAAACCTTCTGGAAGGATATGGAAACGACAATCCCGGTGCTAAGAGCCAGGGCATCAAACAGCTTATGGCTAAGTAG